In a single window of the Harpia harpyja isolate bHarHar1 chromosome 3, bHarHar1 primary haplotype, whole genome shotgun sequence genome:
- the CHAC1 gene encoding glutathione-specific gamma-glutamylcyclotransferase 1, producing MKRDPECPGRPELLPPPPSPISSSSPPGEEAEGGELPPVWIFGYGSLVWRPGFEFTSRKVGFIRGYSRRFWQGDTFHRGSERMPGRVVTLLEDCGACTWGVAYEVRGEQIAASLQYLNMREAVLGGYDTKLVKFHPQDKDAEEPILALVYIATPQNPSYLGPASEEDIAAQIIVSSGCAGHNIEYLLRLADFMRYFCPQAEDKHLFSIEEALTSILPCLYYTEDSLEETASVPQKSKG from the exons ATGAAGCGCGATCCGGAGTGCCCGGGCCGGCCggagctgctgccgccgccgccatcccccATCTCCTCCTCGTCGCCCCCAGGGGAGGAGGCGGAGGGCGGGGAGCTGCCGCCGGTGTGGATCTTCGGGTACGGCTCGCTGGTGTGGAGGCCGGGTTTCGAGTTCACGTCGCGCAAGGTGGGCTTCATCCGCGGCTACAGCCGCCGCTTCTGGCAGGGGGACACCTTCCACCGCGGCAGCGAGAGGATG CCCGGGCGGGTGGTGACGCTGCTGGAGGACTGCGGG GCATGCACGTGGGGTGTAGCCTATGAAGTCCGCGGGGAACAAATTGCTGCATCGCTCCAGTATCTCAACATGCGAGAAGCTGTCCTGGGAGGCTACGACACCAAGCTGGTGAAGTTCCACCCTCAGGACAAGGATGCGGAGGAACCCATCCTGGCTCTTGTTTACATTGCAACACCCCAGAATCCTTCTTACCTCGGCCCAGCATCTGAAGAAGACATTGCAGCTCAAATCATTGTCTCAAGTGGTTGTGCTGGTCATAACATTGAGTACTTGCTACGACTGGCAGACTTCATGCGCTACTTTTGTCCTCAAGCAGAAGATAAACACCTCTTCTCCATCGAAGAGGCTCTTACTTCCATTCTTCCATGCCTATACTACACAGAGGACTCTCTAGAAGAAACTGCAAGTGTCCCTCAGAAGTCTAAGGGTTGA